A DNA window from Anastrepha obliqua isolate idAnaObli1 chromosome 5, idAnaObli1_1.0, whole genome shotgun sequence contains the following coding sequences:
- the LOC129247424 gene encoding histone H2A: protein MSGRGKGGKVKGKAKSRSNRAGLQFPVGRIHRLLRKGNYAERVGAGAPVYLAAVMEYLAAEVLELAGNAARDNKKTRIIPRHLQLAIRNDEELNKLLSGVTIAQGGVLPNIQAVLLPKKTEKKA from the coding sequence ATGTCAGGCcgtggtaaaggtggtaaagttaagggaaaggcaaagtcccgttcaaatcgtgctggtcttcaatttccagttggtcgtattcatcgtttgttgcgcaaaggcaattatgctgagcgtgttggtgccggtgctccagtttatctagctgcagttatggaatatttagcagctgaagttcttgaattggctggtaatgctgctcgtgataacaaaaagacaagaatcatcccacgtcatttacaattggccatccgcaacgatgaagaattgaataaattgttgtctggtgtaactattgctcaaggtggtgttttgcctaatattcaagctgtacttttgccaaagaagaccgaaaagaaagcataa
- the LOC129248274 gene encoding histone H2B, producing the protein MPPKTSGKAAKKAGKAQKNITKNDKKKKRKRKESYAIYIYKVLKQVHPDTGISSKAMSIMNSFVNDIFERIAAEASRLAHYNKRSTITSREIQTAVRLLLPGELAKHAVSEGTKAVTKYTSSK; encoded by the coding sequence atgccgccaaaaactagtggaaaagcagcaaagaaagccggtaaggctcaaaagaatattactaaaaatgataagaaaaagaagcgtaagaggaaggaaagttatgccatctacatctataaagtgttgaaacaagtacatcctgataccggtatttcatccaaggccatgagcattatgaatagttttgtgaatgacatctttgagcgcattgctgcggaagcgtcgcgtttagctcactataacaaacgttcaaccatcaccagtcgcgaaattcaaactgctgtacgtttacttttgcccggtgaattggccaaacatgccgtcagtgaaggtaccaaagctgttaccaaatataccagttccaaataa